The Nerophis ophidion isolate RoL-2023_Sa linkage group LG24, RoL_Noph_v1.0, whole genome shotgun sequence genome includes a region encoding these proteins:
- the LOC133542483 gene encoding zinc finger protein 391-like, with protein MCERTIAEYEGELCPTKEEKERQHQKHQVVLHRTDIHQLIGHQEECLPHLQGNSFTSEYPHPLHFKEEEEGECPVGQKEADLSKFPLTVVSVKTEEHEDKPPESSQLHHSPNVCEEHLHPEQQKWSFRMEPQPSHIKNEEECPLIPHFKEEEDDSLTTHIKEEEEDPQTRNIKEEEEESHTPHIKEEEEEHSISKQREHLEGLEEVDVTKMPVTGVPVKSEDDEVKGESEERGGGEPPSSSSTQHMTTEADGDHCGGSQADKLLAPLSDSEDTTSHSPDTDDEDSKDDKTCHTDNTHFTCSVCDKAFKDRGNVKRHMRIHTGEKHFSCSICGKDFNQRHHLKRHMIVHTGEKPFSCSICGKAFTQRDHFKVHMRTHTGEKPFICSVCGKRYIERQQLNSHMRMHSGEKTYSCSCCNKSFRHQNNLTVHMRTHTGEKPFSCSICGKDFSRRHYIKTHMRIHTGEKPFSCLECGKSFAINQSLKEHMRIHSGEKPYSCSTCNKSFRYLKTLKAHIRTHNGE; from the exons atgtgcgaaagaaccatagcagagtacgagggggaactttgtccaacaaaagaggagaaggagcgacaacatcaaaaacatcaagttgtgttacacagaacag acatccatcagctgattggacaccaagaagaatgtctccctcatctgcaggggaaCAGTTTCACTTCAGAGTATCCACACCCCttacattttaaagaggaagaggagggagagtgtcctgtagggcagaaggaggctgatctcagcaagtttccactgactgttgtctctgtgaagactgaagagcatgaagacaaaccacctgagtcctcacagcttcatcacagtccaa acgtctgtgaagaacatcttcaccctgagcaacagaagtggagcttcaggatggagccacagccctcccacattaaaaatgaagaggaatgcccactgatcccccattttaaagaggaagaggatgaCTCACTGACcactcacattaaagaggaagaggaggacccacagaCCCGtaacattaaagaggaagaagaggagtcaCATACCCctcacatcaaagaggaagaggaggaacacagcatcagtaagcagagagagcatcttgaaggactggaggaggttgatgtcaccaagatgccagtgactggtgtccctgtgaagagtgaagatgatgaggtcaaaggtgagagtgaggagaggggagggggggagcctccaagcagcagctcaactcaacacatgacaacagaagctgatggagaccactgtggaggatcacaagcagacaagctcttagctccactatcagatagtgaggacacaacgtcacactctcctgacactgatgatgaagactctaaagatgataagacatgtcacactgacaacactcacttcacatgttctgtCTGTGACAAAGCTTTTAAAGACCGTGGCAACGTGAAAAGACACATgcgaatacacactggagaaaaacatttttcatgttcaatctgtggtaaagattttaatCAAAGGCACCATTTGAAACGACACATGATagtacacactggagaaaaacctttttcatgttcaatctgcggtaaagctTTTACTCAAAGGGACCATttcaaagtacacatgagaacacacactggagaaaaaccttttatatgttcagtatgtggtaaaagaTATATAGAAAGACAGCAATTAAACTCACACATGAGAATGCACTCTGGTGAAAAAACATACTCCTGTTCgtgctgcaacaaaagctttcgtcACCAAAACAAtcttacagtacacatgagaacacacactggagaaaaacctttttcatgttcaatctgcggtaaagattttagtCGAAGGCATTACatcaaaacacacatgagaatacacactggggaaaaacctttttcctgcttagaatgtggtaaaagttttgcaataaatcaaagtttaaaagaacacatgagaatacactctggtgaaaaaccatactcctgttcaacctgcaacaaaagctttcgtTACCTAAAAACTCTTAAAGCACACATTAGAACACACAACGGAGagtaa
- the LOC133542507 gene encoding gastrula zinc finger protein XlCGF57.1-like isoform X2: MNAGQEERPLQQQEDPQPPHIKEEEEDLWVTQEEEFLPGQEEADLSKFPLTVVSVKTEEHEDKPPESSQLHHSPNVCEKHRPPEQREGSSTMEQKRSQRLHVKEKEPQPPHFKDEEKLRLSPHFIEEDKRHLISVKSEDDEVKGESEEKRGAEPPSSSSTQHMTTEADGDHCGGSQADKLLAPLSDSEDTTSHSPDTDDEDSKDDKTCHTDNTHFTCSLCDKTFKDHSNLKRHISTHTGEKPFSCSECGREFRLKHMLKVHMRTHTGEKPFLCSICGKDFTQKHHLKTHMRTHTGKKPFSCSICGKDFTHSHYLKVHIRIHTGEKPFSCPECGKSFATNQSLKVHMRTHTGEKPFSCSICGKDFTQREHFKAHMRIHTGEKPFSCPICAENFTRKVLLKTHMRIHTEEKTFSCS; encoded by the exons atgaacgctggtcaagaagaacgtccccttcagcagcaggaggatccacagcccccccacattaaagaggaagaggaggatctctgggttactcaggaggaagagtttcttccagggcaggaggaggcggatctcagcaagtttccactgactgttgtctctgtgaagactgaagagcatgaagacaaaccacctgagtcctcacagcttcatcacagtccaa acgtctgtgaaaaaCATCGTCCACCTGAGCAGCGGGAGGGTTCCTCCACTATGGAGCAGAAGAGGTCACAGCGCCTCCACGTGAAAGAAAAGGAGCCACAGCCCCCTCACTTTAAAGATGAAGAAAAACTGCGGCTGTCCCCCCACTTTATAGAGGAAGACAAGAGACACCTCATcagtgtgaagagtgaagatgatgaggtcaaaggtgagagtgaggagaagagaggggcggagcctccaagcagcagctcaactcaacacatgacaacagaagctgatggagaccactgtggaggatcacaagcagacaagctcttagctccactatcagatagtgaggacacaacgtcacactctcctgacactgatgatgaagactctaaagatgataagacatgtcacactgacaacacacacttcacatgttctctctgtgacaaaaCGTTTAAAGACCATAGTAATCTGAAAAGGCACATAAGtacacacaccggagagaaacctttttcctgctcagaatgtggtagagAGTTTAGACtaaaacacatgctgaaagtacacatgagaacacacactggagaaaaaccttttttatgttcaatctgcggtaaagattttactcaaaagcaccatttgaaaacacacatgagaacacacactggaaaaaaacctttttcgtgttcaatctgcggtaaagattttactcatagtcactatttgaaagtacacataagaatacacactggagaaaaacctttttcctgcccagaatgtggtaaaagttttgcaacaaatcaaagtttaaaagtacatatgagaacacacactggagaaaaacctttttcatgttcaatctgtggtaaagattttactcaaagggagcatttcaaagcacacatgagaatacacaccggagaaaaacccttttcatGTCCAATCTGCGCAGAAAATTTTACTCGAAAGGTccttttgaaaacacacatgagaatacacactgaagaaaaaactttttcctgctcataa